One segment of Rhodopirellula baltica SH 1 DNA contains the following:
- a CDS encoding serine/threonine-protein kinase, with product MTDSPPAPDSPPEFLDPPEAAGELGRLGPYRVIELLGQGGMGHVYRAQDTRLQRTVALKVMNERFAKSPNSRKRIVEEARSMAAVHHDNVATLFEVGQRNGTPFLAMELLQGGTLEQLLQSGRQFSSEEVIAIADQVALGLEAAHDRGIIHRDIKPANLWIQSPSERVKILDFGLAVAGSAVQGLARGDSVVGTPGYLSPEQARNETVDERTDLYSLGVVMYEMCAGKVPLLASNTPTQLVNILCREPLTLSQRKQNGESVEVPEPLERLIMRLLSKEPGQRYETAGHFRKALLAVSEQIQQSKQAGLAIDIDANSSNGSSVPAGAEPAATTKTTSGGTGKAFFAAVGLAVAALIAGGVWWMLRDGTSKSTSMESVKSASTPDTSPAVLAAELGALQLTGKVIADPEIPVGEMARFRLQLTNQADSRESDPRIRYSQAGQVARITTYLQQEGQLKRKAPAFPRSFSPRQLPGPGETQSIEIQFLTNNLAQERFDVIFELQSPAGAHVDSLTSQFEVTENLQTGDLLGFETIRTRAGKGADTYVREGSKEDFGKQPAVMAHRDGANDQNVLAIAFLRFDLTQLPPPSGAGADSASAVLKRIDRSALLLSMAPNSHPGVGRILVHGWPSDLTTPGGIGSLDWSETGEASLTFETSPVANGVGDLVPLGELKFDNSGEGLKDQPDGLRFVSRALDDFLRSSPGVVTLVLSQEGWLGDPTRFNSRDRSPELAPGLAVRWKTD from the coding sequence ATGACCGATTCACCGCCCGCACCTGATTCACCCCCTGAGTTTCTGGATCCCCCAGAAGCAGCTGGCGAATTGGGCCGACTAGGGCCGTATCGCGTGATCGAATTGCTGGGCCAAGGCGGCATGGGGCATGTCTACCGAGCGCAAGACACTCGGTTGCAGCGCACCGTGGCTCTGAAAGTGATGAACGAGCGATTCGCGAAATCGCCGAATAGTCGCAAGCGGATCGTCGAGGAAGCTCGCTCGATGGCCGCGGTCCATCATGACAACGTTGCGACGCTGTTCGAAGTTGGGCAACGCAATGGCACACCATTCTTGGCGATGGAGCTGTTGCAGGGAGGAACGCTGGAGCAGTTGCTGCAATCCGGTCGCCAATTCAGCTCGGAAGAAGTGATCGCGATCGCGGATCAAGTCGCCTTGGGATTGGAAGCCGCCCACGATCGAGGAATCATTCACCGAGACATCAAGCCGGCGAACTTGTGGATTCAATCGCCTTCCGAACGGGTCAAGATTTTGGACTTCGGCTTGGCGGTCGCAGGATCTGCGGTGCAAGGCTTGGCTCGCGGTGACAGCGTCGTCGGCACACCGGGCTACTTGTCACCCGAACAGGCTCGCAATGAGACCGTTGACGAACGCACCGATCTCTATTCACTCGGGGTGGTGATGTATGAGATGTGTGCGGGGAAAGTTCCATTGCTTGCTTCCAACACGCCCACTCAACTGGTCAACATTCTCTGCCGTGAACCGTTGACGCTTTCCCAGCGAAAGCAGAACGGTGAATCCGTCGAGGTGCCCGAGCCGCTCGAACGACTGATTATGCGTTTGTTGTCCAAAGAGCCCGGGCAGCGATACGAAACGGCGGGGCACTTTCGCAAAGCATTGTTGGCGGTGTCGGAGCAGATTCAACAATCCAAGCAAGCGGGATTGGCAATCGATATCGATGCCAATTCGAGCAACGGCTCGTCGGTGCCAGCGGGGGCAGAACCGGCTGCGACGACAAAGACAACAAGTGGTGGAACAGGCAAAGCGTTCTTTGCGGCCGTTGGTTTGGCCGTTGCTGCACTGATTGCCGGTGGAGTGTGGTGGATGCTTCGCGATGGAACTTCGAAGAGTACGTCGATGGAATCGGTGAAGTCGGCTTCGACGCCCGACACCTCACCCGCGGTGTTGGCTGCTGAACTGGGCGCATTGCAGTTAACAGGGAAGGTCATTGCTGATCCGGAAATTCCCGTTGGCGAAATGGCCAGGTTTCGGTTGCAGTTGACCAATCAGGCGGACTCACGTGAAAGCGATCCGCGGATTCGCTATTCGCAAGCGGGGCAGGTGGCTCGCATCACCACCTATTTGCAGCAAGAGGGGCAGCTCAAACGCAAGGCTCCCGCTTTTCCCCGATCGTTTTCGCCAAGACAGTTGCCGGGGCCAGGCGAGACGCAATCGATTGAGATTCAGTTCCTGACCAACAACTTGGCTCAGGAGCGTTTTGATGTGATCTTCGAATTGCAATCACCGGCGGGGGCACATGTGGACTCGTTGACATCTCAATTTGAAGTCACTGAAAATTTGCAGACCGGCGATCTGTTGGGTTTTGAAACCATCCGAACGCGTGCTGGGAAAGGTGCCGATACCTATGTTCGCGAAGGAAGCAAGGAAGACTTTGGAAAGCAGCCCGCCGTTATGGCTCATCGTGATGGGGCGAACGATCAGAATGTTTTGGCGATCGCTTTTCTAAGGTTTGATCTGACGCAGTTGCCACCGCCGTCGGGTGCCGGAGCTGATTCGGCAAGCGCCGTTCTGAAGCGAATCGATCGTTCCGCATTGTTGCTGAGTATGGCTCCGAACTCGCACCCAGGTGTGGGACGGATTTTGGTCCACGGTTGGCCATCGGATTTGACGACTCCCGGTGGCATCGGATCACTAGATTGGAGCGAAACTGGAGAAGCGTCGCTCACGTTCGAGACCAGTCCGGTGGCCAATGGCGTGGGTGATCTGGTGCCGCTTGGGGAATTGAAGTTCGATAATTCTGGGGAAGGCCTGAAGGATCAGCCCGACGGACTCCGCTTTGTTTCCAGAGCGTTGGATGATTTTCTGCGATCATCCCCCGGTGTCGTCACCCTGGTGTTGTCGCAGGAAGGTTGGTTGGGAGATCCCACTCGATTCAACTCGCGAGACCGTTCGCCCGAATTGGCCCCCGGTTTGGCGGTTCGTTGGAAAACGGACTGA
- a CDS encoding glycosyltransferase family 4 protein has translation MRIAHVITRMIIGGAQENTLHNCQDLVHLHGDEVLLVTGPAVGPEGDLLSERVRKDSSDIGDSANDSKGRAGRFELDSLPIELIDSLRRAIHPLHDWNATRDLRRTLLDFDPDVVHTHSAKGGLLGRHVGWGLKRASTGKRPVVVHTVHGAPFHEYQSKLAHDFFVRCERWAASRCHKLISVADAMTDLMVEAGVAPREKFVTIHSGMNVDPFVHAVDHREAVRQRYGLRDEHVVVGKIARLFHLKGHADLVPAAKLVADRHPNVRFLLVGDGILRGELEQQIESLGLKEHFIFTGLVPPSEVPAMIGAMDILVHASYREGLARALPQALIAGRPAISYDIDGAREVVIDDQTGYLVGAGQVADLADRMIRLVGDGELRLRMGEEGRTRFTDLFRHETMTQRIRELYADLISAR, from the coding sequence ATGCGTATCGCCCATGTGATCACCCGAATGATCATTGGTGGTGCGCAAGAAAACACGCTGCACAACTGCCAGGACCTCGTTCACCTTCATGGGGACGAGGTCTTGCTCGTTACCGGGCCTGCTGTTGGACCGGAAGGAGACTTGCTCTCCGAACGTGTTCGCAAAGACTCCAGTGACATTGGAGATTCGGCGAACGATTCAAAGGGCAGGGCAGGGCGGTTCGAACTGGACAGCCTGCCAATCGAGTTGATTGACTCGCTGCGTCGGGCAATCCATCCGCTTCACGACTGGAATGCCACGCGTGATCTGCGGCGGACTCTATTGGACTTTGATCCCGACGTCGTCCACACGCACAGCGCAAAGGGCGGTCTGCTAGGCCGACACGTGGGTTGGGGATTGAAACGAGCCTCCACCGGCAAGCGTCCCGTTGTCGTTCATACGGTCCACGGGGCACCGTTCCATGAGTACCAATCCAAACTGGCTCATGACTTCTTTGTTCGTTGTGAACGGTGGGCCGCTTCGCGTTGCCACAAGCTGATCTCCGTCGCGGACGCGATGACGGATTTGATGGTGGAAGCGGGCGTCGCACCACGCGAAAAATTTGTGACGATTCACAGCGGGATGAATGTCGACCCATTCGTTCATGCGGTGGATCACCGCGAGGCTGTTCGGCAAAGGTACGGCTTGCGAGACGAGCATGTTGTGGTGGGCAAAATCGCTCGATTGTTTCATTTGAAAGGTCATGCTGATTTGGTTCCTGCCGCCAAGTTGGTCGCGGATCGGCATCCCAACGTTCGGTTTCTGCTGGTCGGAGACGGAATATTGCGAGGGGAATTGGAACAACAAATCGAATCGCTGGGACTGAAAGAACACTTCATCTTCACCGGCTTGGTCCCTCCGTCAGAGGTCCCCGCCATGATTGGAGCGATGGACATTTTGGTTCACGCGTCCTACCGGGAAGGCCTGGCTCGAGCGTTGCCTCAGGCGTTGATCGCCGGTCGTCCGGCGATCAGCTATGACATCGACGGAGCTCGAGAAGTCGTGATCGATGACCAAACTGGGTATTTGGTTGGGGCAGGGCAGGTCGCTGACTTGGCGGACCGAATGATTCGTTTGGTTGGCGACGGGGAGCTTCGCCTGCGAATGGGGGAAGAGGGGCGAACTCGATTCACCGACCTGTTCCGCCACGAAACGATGACCCAACGGATCCGCGAGCTGTATGCGGATCTGATTTCTGCTCGCTGA
- the flhF gene encoding flagellar biosynthesis protein FlhF, which translates to MHIRTFRAANLQAALADIRDQMGPEASVLHTRQVRNGWMGWLGRTHVEVTAGLHSGPEDGTSHDASGSRVSANYADEPLQPADVRSVNSVAASSGYGTSPTGTPNINAGTINPGAAPVSSGQNPMDAAYQNYDASHQHSSSTGIQGFGNAGNGAGQGGFYGAGYASGELSPADSLSLRLLQAGVEESTARRWMASASSFAAGIANSESAVQSDQRWMEHLQRAVARELNLCGPIRTQPGDRHVVALVGPTGVGKTTTVAKLAAGFRIEARRRVGLLTIDTYRIAAVQQLKAYAEIMDLPMQVVEKPEQMETALSALGDVDLVLIDTAGRSPRSDARIEQLSEFLRAAHPDETHLVLSATSSGENIRTTLEGFAPVRANAVTLTKLDETPCMASVLAALTGRDRVVAPPLSYLTNGQQVPDDIAVADASGLVAQLLPHMPTAGLGEMGFETMDGYESLHYGEAA; encoded by the coding sequence ATGCATATCCGAACTTTTCGAGCAGCGAATCTGCAAGCAGCCCTTGCAGACATCCGAGATCAAATGGGCCCGGAAGCTTCCGTGCTTCATACGCGGCAGGTCCGCAATGGCTGGATGGGCTGGCTTGGCCGGACTCATGTGGAAGTCACTGCGGGGTTGCACAGCGGTCCTGAGGATGGAACTTCGCACGATGCATCCGGCAGTCGCGTTTCAGCGAACTACGCGGACGAACCGTTGCAGCCCGCTGATGTCCGTTCGGTCAACTCCGTCGCGGCATCCTCTGGTTATGGCACGTCGCCGACCGGGACACCCAATATCAACGCCGGCACAATCAATCCCGGCGCAGCACCGGTTTCTTCGGGACAGAATCCCATGGATGCGGCGTATCAAAATTATGATGCGTCACACCAACATTCCTCAAGCACCGGGATCCAAGGTTTTGGAAACGCGGGCAATGGAGCAGGGCAGGGCGGTTTCTACGGTGCCGGTTACGCATCGGGTGAACTGAGTCCTGCAGATTCGCTTTCGTTGCGATTGCTTCAGGCTGGAGTGGAAGAATCCACCGCTCGCAGATGGATGGCTTCGGCGTCCAGTTTTGCTGCGGGAATCGCGAATTCTGAATCAGCGGTTCAGTCTGACCAGCGTTGGATGGAACACCTGCAACGAGCAGTGGCTCGGGAGTTAAACCTGTGTGGACCCATCCGAACTCAGCCAGGTGATCGTCACGTGGTCGCGTTGGTTGGACCAACAGGCGTTGGCAAAACAACGACGGTCGCCAAGCTCGCGGCAGGTTTTCGTATCGAAGCCCGACGGCGTGTTGGTTTGCTAACGATTGACACCTACCGAATCGCGGCGGTCCAGCAACTGAAGGCCTACGCCGAGATCATGGACTTGCCAATGCAAGTCGTTGAGAAACCCGAACAGATGGAAACGGCGCTCAGTGCGCTCGGCGATGTTGATCTGGTCCTGATCGACACCGCGGGCCGGAGTCCACGAAGCGATGCCCGCATTGAACAGCTTTCAGAGTTTCTGCGAGCGGCGCATCCTGACGAAACACACTTGGTTCTCAGTGCGACCAGTTCGGGTGAGAACATTCGAACGACGCTAGAAGGTTTCGCACCGGTGCGAGCCAATGCGGTCACACTGACCAAGCTTGATGAGACACCTTGTATGGCATCTGTGCTGGCTGCGTTGACGGGGCGTGATCGCGTCGTCGCGCCGCCGCTGAGCTATTTGACCAATGGTCAGCAAGTCCCCGATGACATCGCCGTGGCTGACGCTTCGGGTCTGGTGGCACAATTGTTGCCGCACATGCCTACGGCTGGATTGGGGGAGATGGGATTTGAAACAATGGACGGGTACGAATCTTTGCACTACGGCGAGGCGGCCTAA
- a CDS encoding FliA/WhiG family RNA polymerase sigma factor: MIITEDSMPATATADDPILKVWTSFKSTTKDAPDYEPLRNQLVERYMQLVRYNGERIWQRLPDGVELDDLISAGMFGLMDAIDAYDTERGVKFETFCVPRIRGAMLDELRKMDWVPRLVRSKASKLATATKTLEARFGRAPTVQELSAHMEIDVKEVEKMQSEANAVGVVSLNKKWYETDSYKDVREIDILEDKKGEDPTRRVQKNDLMRLVTKGLNRNERLIIILYYYEELTMKEIGATLDLSESRVSQMHTAIVNRLQQQLGVRRLEFGA, from the coding sequence GTGATCATCACGGAGGATTCTATGCCGGCTACCGCAACTGCTGACGACCCGATCTTGAAGGTATGGACTTCTTTCAAATCCACCACGAAAGATGCGCCTGATTACGAGCCGCTGCGGAATCAGTTGGTCGAACGCTACATGCAATTGGTTCGCTACAACGGCGAACGCATTTGGCAACGTCTGCCCGATGGCGTGGAACTAGATGACTTGATCAGTGCTGGCATGTTCGGCCTGATGGACGCCATCGACGCCTACGACACCGAACGCGGCGTGAAGTTCGAAACGTTCTGCGTGCCTCGAATTCGTGGGGCAATGCTCGATGAACTTCGCAAAATGGACTGGGTGCCTCGCTTGGTTCGCAGCAAAGCCAGCAAACTGGCCACCGCGACGAAGACCTTGGAAGCCCGCTTTGGTCGAGCACCAACCGTCCAAGAATTGTCGGCTCATATGGAGATCGACGTCAAAGAAGTGGAAAAGATGCAGAGCGAAGCCAACGCCGTCGGCGTCGTCTCGCTGAATAAAAAGTGGTACGAAACGGACAGCTACAAAGATGTTCGTGAGATTGACATCCTGGAAGACAAGAAGGGGGAAGACCCCACTCGTCGCGTCCAGAAAAACGATCTGATGCGTTTGGTCACCAAAGGGTTGAACCGCAACGAGCGTCTGATCATCATCCTGTACTACTACGAAGAACTGACGATGAAGGAGATTGGGGCCACGTTGGACCTGTCTGAATCTCGCGTCAGCCAAATGCACACCGCTATCGTCAATCGTTTGCAACAGCAACTCGGCGTTCGTCGCTTAGAGTTCGGGGCTTAA
- the queC gene encoding 7-cyano-7-deazaguanine synthase QueC, producing MNSTSQSKTESAQQDAGKAVVLLSGGLDSATCVAIARDQGFEVHAISFRYGQRHDGELDRAAKQASLMGVVSHRVIDIDLAQLGGSALVDSSIAVPKSDHVDKIAGDIPVTYVPARNTIFLSYALAVAETLGSRDIFIGVNALDYSGYPDCRPEFIDAFQTMARLATKAGVEDEHSLTIHTPLLHWTKAEIIQRGIELGVDYSQTLSCYDPQGSSDEMRPCGQCDACLLRAKGFAENEIADPAIG from the coding sequence GTGAATTCCACCTCGCAATCAAAAACGGAATCCGCCCAACAAGATGCTGGCAAAGCCGTCGTGTTGCTGTCCGGTGGACTGGACAGCGCCACGTGTGTGGCCATCGCCCGCGACCAAGGATTCGAAGTTCATGCAATCAGCTTCCGCTACGGCCAACGCCATGACGGCGAACTTGATCGTGCAGCAAAACAAGCCAGCCTGATGGGCGTCGTATCGCACCGCGTGATCGACATTGACCTGGCACAGCTTGGTGGATCCGCTCTGGTGGACTCGTCCATCGCCGTCCCAAAATCGGATCATGTCGACAAAATCGCGGGCGACATCCCGGTGACGTACGTCCCGGCCCGCAACACAATCTTTCTGTCGTACGCTTTGGCGGTTGCCGAGACGTTGGGATCGCGAGACATCTTCATCGGCGTCAATGCACTCGACTACAGCGGGTACCCGGATTGCCGTCCGGAATTCATCGACGCATTTCAAACGATGGCACGCTTGGCCACCAAAGCAGGTGTGGAAGACGAACATTCGCTTACCATTCACACGCCGCTGCTTCACTGGACCAAGGCCGAAATCATCCAGCGTGGAATCGAACTGGGAGTGGACTACTCACAAACGCTGTCCTGCTATGACCCACAAGGCAGCAGCGACGAAATGCGTCCGTGCGGTCAATGCGACGCCTGTTTGCTGAGAGCGAAAGGCTTCGCAGAAAACGAGATCGCCGATCCGGCAATCGGCTGA
- a CDS encoding 3'-5' exoribonuclease YhaM family protein, translated as MSRTAIHDLADGMTLAQPFQAADKQLRVNRQGGKYILLKLSDRSGTIVGMMWNADETTFDTFDRGDYIHCTGRTQVHNGSLQVILTEIQRMDPAEVDQSDFDRFDANQADNNFTRLRELLATISQPALHALAQSYLNDDSFVQSFRQAAAAVSNHHAYPGGLLEHTVNMMELVRLISPRYAKVDTDLLLMGAFLHDLGKIDELRASGEISYTDRGQLVGHIVIGVQRLGEKIAETEASTGQKFSTGLRHQLEHLIVSHHGVLEYGSPKIPVTLEAVALHHIDNLDAKLASYSSIIDSDIAADGNWTNYTPSIGRKLWKGDS; from the coding sequence GTGTCACGAACCGCTATCCATGATCTCGCCGACGGAATGACGTTGGCCCAGCCGTTCCAAGCTGCTGACAAACAACTGCGAGTCAATCGTCAGGGTGGCAAGTACATCCTGCTGAAGTTATCCGACCGGTCGGGCACGATCGTCGGGATGATGTGGAATGCGGACGAAACCACCTTCGACACCTTCGACCGCGGCGACTACATCCATTGCACCGGTCGAACCCAGGTGCACAACGGTTCCCTGCAGGTGATCCTCACCGAGATCCAGCGCATGGACCCGGCGGAAGTCGACCAAAGCGATTTCGACCGCTTCGATGCCAACCAAGCGGACAACAACTTCACGCGTCTGAGAGAGTTGCTGGCCACGATCTCACAACCCGCACTGCATGCGTTGGCTCAGTCATACCTGAACGACGATTCGTTTGTTCAATCGTTTCGCCAGGCCGCCGCCGCGGTCTCCAATCACCATGCCTATCCGGGCGGACTGCTCGAACACACCGTCAACATGATGGAATTGGTCCGACTGATCTCACCGCGATACGCCAAAGTCGACACGGACCTGTTGTTGATGGGAGCCTTCCTTCACGACTTGGGGAAGATTGATGAACTGCGAGCCAGCGGCGAGATCAGCTACACCGACCGAGGTCAACTCGTTGGACACATCGTCATCGGCGTTCAGCGTTTGGGCGAAAAGATCGCAGAAACCGAAGCCTCTACCGGCCAAAAGTTTTCGACCGGACTGCGGCACCAATTGGAACACTTGATCGTCAGTCACCACGGTGTCTTGGAATACGGCAGTCCCAAGATTCCAGTCACGCTCGAAGCGGTTGCGTTGCATCACATCGACAACCTCGATGCAAAGCTCGCTTCGTACTCTTCGATCATTGATTCCGACATCGCTGCTGATGGAAACTGGACGAACTACACCCCATCGATCGGACGCAAACTTTGGAAAGGCGACTCGTGA
- the flhA gene encoding flagellar biosynthesis protein FlhA has protein sequence MRYRDLVLPIGIIACLVVILVPLPPFLMDLLLATNITVGVIVLLTTVYVSTPLEFSIFPSLLLATTLARLVLNVATTRLILTSTESGSGGAAGGVIQGFGEFVAGDRIEIGIIIFVIIVLIQFIVITKGATRISEVAARFALDGMPGRQMAIDADMNAGLIDEKEAQRRREEIANQADFYGAMDGASKFVRGDAIAGIVITLVNVAGGLYIGVMRYGMTVSEAAELFTKLTIGDGLVSQVPALLISLAAGLLVTRSARKASLPEQFLQQLFSNPKALAVAGGFLSLLILTSLPALPMATLGASCIGLAVVMNRQNKQDEQDELDAEEAEQAAASAPAEKRVEDYLNVDPMELAIGLGLLSLADPNRGGDLMQRITGVRHSIAGDIGVVLPKVRIRDDMNLHDYEYEIRIAGNPLTKQRVLPDRLLAIDSGHTTGVIDGEPTKDPTFGEPAVWIDPIRREQAAIYGYTTVEPGAVLATHLQELARRHADELLTRDATKHLIDELKDAAPAVVEELIPGMLKISDVQQVLQTLLREDVPIRQLAIILETLGDHAGRTKDPIWLSEYVRHRLARTISTRYRDELGQLHVVALDPAMEDRIAAGIEHTERGLFVRMSPQAVDSTCDKISQAVKKLITLGHTPIILVSPRIRPGLRQIIAGSMPRVRVLSYNEITQDTKIQSHGVVSD, from the coding sequence ATGCGCTACCGAGATTTGGTGTTGCCGATTGGCATCATCGCTTGTTTGGTGGTCATCCTCGTACCGCTTCCGCCATTTTTGATGGACTTGTTGTTGGCAACCAACATCACCGTGGGTGTGATTGTTTTGCTGACGACGGTTTACGTCTCGACGCCGCTTGAATTCAGCATTTTTCCATCGTTGTTGCTGGCCACAACACTTGCTCGGTTGGTGTTAAACGTCGCTACGACGCGGTTGATTTTGACCAGTACCGAATCCGGCAGCGGCGGTGCCGCCGGCGGTGTGATTCAAGGTTTCGGTGAGTTTGTTGCCGGGGACAGGATCGAAATCGGGATCATCATCTTTGTGATCATCGTTTTGATTCAATTCATTGTGATCACCAAGGGTGCGACTCGGATCAGTGAAGTTGCCGCCCGATTCGCGTTGGACGGGATGCCAGGTCGCCAGATGGCGATCGATGCCGACATGAACGCGGGTTTGATCGACGAAAAAGAAGCACAACGCCGTCGCGAAGAGATCGCCAACCAGGCCGACTTTTATGGGGCGATGGATGGTGCCAGCAAATTTGTTCGTGGGGATGCCATCGCTGGCATCGTGATCACGTTGGTCAACGTGGCCGGTGGTCTGTACATCGGGGTGATGCGATACGGCATGACCGTGTCGGAGGCAGCCGAACTGTTCACCAAACTGACCATCGGTGACGGTTTGGTCAGTCAGGTTCCCGCGCTTTTGATCTCGCTGGCCGCGGGTTTGTTGGTCACCCGGAGTGCTCGCAAAGCCAGTTTGCCTGAGCAGTTCTTGCAGCAGTTGTTCAGCAATCCAAAGGCACTCGCTGTTGCCGGTGGATTTCTGTCGTTGTTGATTTTGACCAGCTTGCCAGCCCTGCCGATGGCGACGTTGGGAGCCAGTTGCATCGGTTTGGCCGTTGTCATGAACCGACAAAACAAACAAGACGAACAAGATGAGTTGGACGCTGAAGAAGCCGAGCAGGCGGCCGCGTCCGCGCCGGCTGAAAAGCGAGTCGAGGACTACTTGAACGTGGACCCGATGGAATTGGCCATCGGTCTGGGATTGTTGTCGCTGGCGGACCCGAACCGTGGCGGTGATTTGATGCAGAGGATCACGGGTGTCCGGCATTCAATCGCGGGCGACATCGGTGTCGTGCTGCCCAAGGTGCGGATTCGCGACGACATGAATCTGCACGACTACGAATATGAAATTCGAATCGCTGGAAACCCACTGACCAAACAACGCGTCCTGCCGGATCGCTTGCTAGCAATCGACAGCGGGCACACGACCGGTGTCATCGACGGCGAACCGACAAAAGATCCAACGTTCGGCGAACCAGCGGTTTGGATTGATCCGATCCGCCGTGAACAAGCTGCGATTTATGGTTACACAACGGTCGAACCTGGTGCGGTCTTGGCGACTCACTTGCAAGAGTTGGCTCGTCGTCACGCGGACGAATTGCTGACCCGCGATGCAACGAAGCATTTGATCGACGAATTGAAAGACGCGGCTCCCGCAGTCGTGGAAGAATTGATTCCTGGCATGCTGAAGATCAGCGATGTCCAACAAGTCCTTCAGACATTGCTTCGTGAAGATGTGCCGATTCGACAATTGGCAATCATTCTGGAGACGCTGGGTGATCACGCGGGGCGGACGAAGGATCCGATTTGGCTCAGCGAATACGTTCGTCACCGTTTGGCGCGAACGATCAGCACACGCTATCGCGACGAATTGGGCCAACTGCACGTCGTGGCGCTCGATCCAGCAATGGAAGACCGAATTGCGGCAGGAATCGAACATACCGAGCGAGGACTTTTTGTTCGGATGAGTCCTCAAGCGGTGGACTCGACTTGCGACAAAATCTCCCAAGCCGTTAAGAAACTAATCACGTTGGGACATACCCCGATCATTTTGGTCAGTCCGCGGATTCGTCCGGGACTTCGCCAGATCATCGCAGGATCGATGCCCCGCGTTCGTGTGTTGTCGTACAACGAAATCACACAAGACACAAAAATCCAGTCACACGGCGTGGTGAGTGATTGA
- a CDS encoding serine/threonine-protein kinase: MSKSRDFLGPYRLARLIRIGSTAEVWEAIDEGDQKRYALKILRQSMSNDKAELASLKHEYNVGKALNSPRIIKMIDHRVENGRPFLVLELFSEMNMKQALRKGPESLAYMLDKIIEQAAEGLYYMHTKNWIHRDIKPDNYLVSHTGETKLIDFTITEPKRTGLSKMFYKAKNIQGTRSYMAPEQIRGKLCDERSDIYSFGCVLFEACTGKPPYTGQTPNDLLSKHLSASIPSPIVYNDNVTKDFADLVKSMMAKSPDARPPSVWEFLKVFRNIEVWRKRPRRPEVTIFDDDTSMKSPEDMIKRPEPTSDEEEEI, from the coding sequence ATGTCTAAATCACGCGACTTTCTAGGTCCTTACCGACTCGCTCGTCTGATCCGTATTGGGTCGACCGCCGAAGTTTGGGAAGCGATTGATGAAGGGGATCAAAAGCGATACGCGCTGAAGATTTTGCGGCAGTCGATGTCAAACGACAAAGCTGAGTTGGCGTCACTGAAACATGAGTACAACGTCGGCAAAGCGCTGAACAGTCCGCGGATCATCAAGATGATCGATCACCGCGTCGAAAACGGTCGCCCGTTTTTGGTGTTGGAATTGTTCAGTGAAATGAACATGAAACAGGCACTTCGCAAGGGCCCCGAATCGCTGGCCTACATGCTCGACAAAATCATCGAGCAAGCCGCCGAAGGCCTCTACTACATGCACACGAAGAATTGGATTCACCGCGATATCAAACCAGACAATTATCTGGTTTCTCATACCGGCGAGACCAAGCTGATTGACTTCACAATCACCGAACCGAAGCGAACCGGTTTGAGCAAGATGTTCTACAAGGCAAAGAACATCCAGGGCACGCGCAGCTACATGGCTCCCGAACAAATTCGCGGGAAGCTTTGCGACGAACGCAGTGACATTTATTCGTTTGGATGTGTGCTGTTCGAAGCCTGCACGGGCAAGCCGCCTTACACCGGTCAGACTCCCAACGATCTCCTTTCCAAACACTTGTCGGCATCGATCCCGAGTCCAATTGTCTACAACGACAACGTGACCAAAGATTTTGCGGACTTGGTCAAAAGCATGATGGCGAAGTCGCCCGATGCTCGGCCGCCATCGGTTTGGGAATTCTTGAAAGTCTTCCGCAACATCGAAGTTTGGCGGAAACGTCCTCGTCGACCTGAAGTGACCATCTTCGATGATGACACTTCCATGAAGTCGCCCGAGGACATGATCAAACGCCCCGAACCTACCAGCGACGAAGAAGAGGAAATTTAA